Proteins from a genomic interval of Lolium perenne isolate Kyuss_39 chromosome 1, Kyuss_2.0, whole genome shotgun sequence:
- the LOC127292671 gene encoding ER lumen protein-retaining receptor — protein sequence MNLFRLAGDMTHLVSVVVLLLKIHTIKSCAGVSLKTQELYALVFAARYLDLFVHFVSLYNTVMKLVFLASSFTIVWYMRRHKIVRRTYDKEHDTFRHHFIVLPCLVLGLLLNEKFTFREVMWAFSIYLEAVAILPQLVLLQRTRNIDNLTAQYVFFLGAYRVLYIFNWIYRYFTEPHFVHWISWIAGIVQTLLYGDFFYYYILSWKNNVKLELPA from the exons ATGAATCTGTTCCGGCTTGCCGGGGACATGACCCACCTCGTCAGCGTGGTGGTGCTACTCCTCAAGATCCACACCATCAAGTCATGCGCAG GCGTATCTCTGAAGACGCAGGAGCTATATGCACTTGTGTTTGCAGCTCGTTACTTGGACTTGTTTGTTCATTTTGTATCTTTATATAACACTGTCATGAAGCTGGTCTTCCTGGCAAGCTCTTTCACAATAGTTTGGTACATGAGAAGGCACAAGATTGTGCGTAGAACTTATGACAAGGAGCATGACACCTTTCGTCATCATTTCATAGTGCTTCCATGTTTGGTTCTGGGTCTCCTCCTCAATGAAAAGTTTACTTTTAGAGAG GTGATGTGGGCATTCTCCATTTATTTGGAAGCTGTAGCAATTCTGCCTCAACTTGTGCTGCTACAGCGCACGAGGAATATTGACAACTTGACTGCCCAATATGTCTTCTTTCTGGG TGCCTACCGCGTACTTTATATCTTTAACTGGATTTACCGATACTTCACTGAGCCCCATTTTGTTCACTGGATAA GCTGGATTGCGGGTATCGTTCAGACTCTGTTGTATGGTGATTTTTTCTACTATTACATACTAAG CTGGAAGAACAATGTGAAGCTAGAGCTACCAGCCTGA